A part of Vigna radiata var. radiata cultivar VC1973A unplaced genomic scaffold, Vradiata_ver6 scaffold_349, whole genome shotgun sequence genomic DNA contains:
- the LOC106778751 gene encoding uncharacterized protein LOC106778751 has translation MATETSRRSSRRIGTNSSSQAPEVEEIVPNSGWTEDHSGHFLLVDLPDFKKEEVSLQVDSSGGRIIVKGERYTNEQQRVYFELKFAVPADADLENISGNFDSEILHVHVPKRASQEHRENGIQKASNAHFERAEETETEEHDAVNNDYVARRYDTPHHENSENEERRHNMDDYSQSITRKREKKHISRTAMEVLMRNKGVVTAAIVAFTFGLYVSHKFHSWNEP, from the exons ATGGCCACTGAAACAAGTAGAAGAAGCTCAAGACGGATTGGAACAAATTCATCATCTCAAGCACCAGAGGTTGAAGAGATCGTACCTAATTCAGGATGGACAGAAGATCATTCAGGCCATTTTCTTCTCGTAGATCTTCCTG ACTTCAAGAAGGAGGAGGTGAGTCTTCAAGTTGATAGCTCCGGTGGCCGGATAATTGTGAAAGGCGAAAGGTATACAAATGAACAGCAACGTGTTTACTTTGAGCTGAAATTTGCAGTGCCAGCAGATGCAGACTTGGAGAACATATCCGGAAACTTTGATAGTGAAATCCTTCACGTGCACGTTCCCAAGCGAGCTTCACAAGAGCACAGAGAAAATGGCATCCAGAAAGCTTCAAATGCCCATTTTGAAAGGGCAGAAGAAACTGAAACTGAGGAACACGATGCTGTTAACAACGATTACGTTGCTCGCAGATATGACACTCCACACCATGAGAACAGCgagaatgaagaaagaagacaTAACATGGATGATTATTCTCAGAGCATAACAAGGAAGAGGGAGAAAAAACACATATCAAGAACTGCAATGGAGGTTCTGATGAGAAACAAGGGAGTTGTTACAGCTGCTATTGTCGCTTTTACCTTTGGTTTGTATGTTTCTCATAAGTTCCATTCATGGAATGAACCATAA